A genomic segment from Blastocatellia bacterium encodes:
- a CDS encoding inorganic phosphate transporter, with protein MPDHIPLSLLPWLLLILAAEFVNGWTDAPNAIATVVSTRVLTPTQAVIMATILNVLGAMSGTAVAATIGQGIIKAEVIDVHTIGAAMVGIVIWSTVAWYYGLPTSESHALIAGLAGAGLATAGPSVLLWVGWKKVLIGLIFSTFIGFSGGLFIMTAIYRIFQQSRPGTVKKVFGRLQILSAALMAFSHGSNDGQKFIGTFTLALVLGGVLPQFAVPFWVILICAMTMGLGTAIGGWRIIKTMGLRLTKLEPVHGFAAEASAGLAIEVASRFGIPLSTTHTINTSIMGVGATRRFSAVRWGVARDIILAWILTFPISAGIGWLMASLFQLVGL; from the coding sequence ATGCCTGATCACATCCCGTTGTCGCTTCTCCCCTGGCTGTTGTTAATTCTGGCAGCCGAGTTCGTCAATGGATGGACCGATGCTCCCAATGCCATTGCGACGGTCGTTTCCACGCGCGTCCTCACGCCGACACAAGCGGTCATCATGGCGACGATCCTCAACGTCCTGGGGGCCATGTCGGGGACGGCCGTTGCGGCGACCATTGGCCAGGGCATCATCAAAGCGGAAGTCATTGACGTCCACACCATTGGAGCCGCAATGGTAGGAATCGTTATCTGGAGCACCGTCGCCTGGTATTACGGGCTTCCGACGAGCGAAAGTCATGCGCTGATCGCCGGATTGGCCGGAGCGGGTCTTGCGACGGCAGGCCCCTCGGTCCTCCTCTGGGTCGGCTGGAAGAAGGTTCTCATCGGGTTGATCTTCTCCACCTTCATCGGATTTAGCGGTGGGCTCTTCATTATGACCGCCATCTATCGCATCTTTCAGCAGAGCCGACCGGGAACCGTGAAAAAGGTTTTTGGCCGTCTCCAGATTTTGTCCGCTGCCCTGATGGCTTTCAGTCACGGTAGCAACGATGGGCAAAAATTTATCGGGACCTTCACTCTGGCCCTTGTCCTGGGAGGCGTTCTGCCTCAGTTCGCCGTCCCTTTCTGGGTGATTCTCATCTGTGCGATGACTATGGGGCTCGGCACAGCCATCGGGGGCTGGAGGATCATTAAAACGATGGGACTGCGACTGACCAAGTTGGAGCCGGTTCACGGGTTTGCTGCCGAAGCCTCAGCGGGTTTAGCCATTGAGGTCGCGTCCCGATTTGGCATCCCACTCAGTACGACGCATACGATCAACACCTCCATTATGGGTGTGGGAGCGACCCGTCGGTTCTCGGCCGTTCGCTGGGGAGTCGCCCGGGATATTATTCTCGCCTGGATCTTGACCTTTCCCATCAGCGCCGGCATCGGCTGGCTCATGGCTTCGCTGTTCCAGCTCGTGGGACTGTGA
- a CDS encoding P-II family nitrogen regulator: MKQVTAYISPDLLDKVLTSLDELPVRGMSITEVRGFGRGRAELLRENPSYQARQFGKKLKLEIVCPDDQAERIARTIQQAAHRGRPGDGKIFIWSVERAISIVTGEEDDAAIS, from the coding sequence ATGAAACAGGTCACCGCCTACATCTCACCTGATCTTCTGGACAAAGTCCTGACCAGCCTCGATGAACTTCCGGTGCGGGGAATGTCCATCACCGAAGTGCGCGGCTTCGGGCGCGGACGGGCCGAGTTGTTGCGCGAGAACCCCTCCTATCAGGCGCGCCAGTTTGGAAAGAAGCTGAAGCTGGAGATCGTCTGCCCGGACGATCAAGCCGAACGCATTGCGCGAACCATCCAGCAGGCGGCCCATCGCGGGCGACCGGGCGACGGAAAGATCTTCATCTGGTCGGTCGAACGCGCCATCAGCATTGTCACCGGTGAGGAAGATGACGCTGCCATCTCCTGA
- a CDS encoding enoyl-CoA hydratase-related protein, with product MAYQNLLYEKRDRIAYVTINRPDKLNALNAATMKELHDVFTSIAGDDEVGVVILTGGGEKAFVAGADINELAVQGPIEGKRMSEYGQNVLRLIENLGKPVIAAINGYALGGGCELAMACTLRIASENARLGQPEVKLGIIPGYGGTQRLPRLVGKGIALELLLTGEMISAEEAHRIGLVNHVTRREDLMPTAEKIARQILANAPLAVQFCLEAVTAGLEMPLDEALQMEATLFGLSATTEDMREGTRAFLEKRPARFQGK from the coding sequence ATGGCTTACCAGAATCTGCTCTATGAAAAGCGCGACCGTATCGCCTATGTCACGATCAACCGGCCGGACAAGCTGAACGCGCTCAATGCCGCGACGATGAAGGAGCTGCACGATGTTTTCACGTCCATCGCCGGGGATGATGAGGTCGGCGTGGTCATTCTCACCGGCGGGGGCGAGAAAGCCTTCGTCGCGGGGGCGGATATTAACGAGCTGGCCGTGCAGGGGCCCATCGAGGGGAAACGCATGTCGGAGTACGGGCAAAACGTTCTTCGCCTGATCGAGAATCTGGGCAAGCCCGTCATCGCGGCGATCAACGGCTACGCATTGGGAGGCGGCTGCGAGCTGGCCATGGCCTGCACCCTTCGCATCGCTTCGGAGAACGCCCGGCTCGGACAGCCGGAAGTGAAGCTGGGGATCATTCCCGGCTACGGAGGAACGCAACGGCTTCCCCGACTGGTGGGCAAGGGGATTGCTCTCGAACTCCTGCTCACGGGTGAGATGATCTCCGCCGAGGAAGCGCATCGAATCGGCCTCGTCAATCACGTCACGCGCCGGGAGGATTTGATGCCCACCGCCGAGAAAATTGCCCGGCAGATTCTGGCCAATGCGCCGCTGGCGGTGCAGTTCTGTCTGGAAGCGGTGACGGCGGGACTGGAGATGCCTCTGGATGAGGCCCTACAGATGGAGGCGACGCTTTTCGGGCTCTCGGCTACCACCGAGGACATGCGCGAAGGGACTCGCGCCTTCCTGGAGAAGCGACCGGCCCGCTTCCAGGGGAAGTGA
- a CDS encoding 3-hydroxybutyryl-CoA dehydrogenase: MAIKKVGVVGCGLMGSGIAQVAAMSGYDTLVTDVSEEILQKGFGRIDDSLSKFVEKGTLTLEQKQQTQNRLRGTLALQEFADRDLIIEAIIENVTAKKELFARLDGLCPPETILASNTSSISIIEMATALTPERRRRFLGIHFFNPVPIMKLVELIPSLVTDEAVVAEARAFCQSLGKTVVQAKDRVGFIVNRLLVPYLLDAVRAVEEGVGSIEDIDLAMKLGCNHPMGPLTLLDFVGIDTTYYIAQIMYDEYKSSHFAAPPLLKQMVTAGYHGRKTGRGFYDYSDPKNPRPMKLS; encoded by the coding sequence TGTCGGATGTGGCTTGATGGGATCAGGAATTGCTCAAGTGGCTGCCATGAGCGGTTATGATACCCTCGTCACCGATGTCTCGGAGGAGATTCTGCAAAAGGGATTCGGTCGCATTGATGACTCGCTCTCGAAGTTCGTCGAGAAGGGGACGCTCACCCTGGAGCAAAAGCAGCAGACGCAGAACCGATTGAGAGGAACGCTCGCGCTCCAGGAGTTCGCCGACCGAGACCTCATCATCGAAGCCATCATCGAGAATGTCACCGCCAAGAAGGAACTTTTCGCCCGACTCGATGGGCTCTGTCCGCCGGAGACGATTCTCGCTTCCAATACCTCGTCCATCTCGATCATCGAAATGGCTACCGCCTTGACTCCCGAACGACGGCGGCGATTTCTCGGCATTCATTTCTTCAATCCGGTTCCGATCATGAAGCTGGTGGAGCTGATCCCTTCGCTGGTGACCGATGAGGCGGTGGTCGCCGAGGCGCGGGCATTCTGCCAGAGCCTGGGCAAGACGGTCGTTCAGGCGAAGGATCGCGTGGGATTCATCGTCAATCGGCTGCTCGTACCCTATTTGCTCGATGCCGTCCGGGCGGTGGAGGAAGGCGTGGGCTCGATTGAAGATATTGATCTGGCGATGAAGCTTGGCTGCAATCATCCCATGGGACCGCTCACGCTTCTGGATTTTGTCGGGATTGATACGACCTACTATATCGCCCAGATCATGTACGACGAGTACAAGAGCAGCCACTTCGCCGCTCCGCCGCTGCTCAAACAGATGGTCACGGCCGGCTATCACGGGCGGAAGACGGGTCGGGGCTTCTATGATTACAGCGATCCGAAAAATCCCCGTCCCATGAAACTCAGCTAG